One part of the Pandoraea faecigallinarum genome encodes these proteins:
- a CDS encoding porin — protein sequence MKKKLIAASLLCSIGTFAHAQSSVQLYGRVDGGFQFMNNLQDGNGGTASRWSAQGGDYGTSLFGLRGYEDLGRGLHAVFNLEAGFQLMNGFNNNGSGSLFDRRALVGLNSLTWGQLTLGRNLFISNGVWDFDPFQQQAFSSASLVRGRNWPQASNTVNYQSPNWYGFDVVGQYAFSNIAGQFNNGRGMGAQLTYTHDRFQLRALYDEIRDTNGRFTDVFATSREYFAGANVFLNRFTISLGYTHMAAPDAPAPDFATRADHYWAGVKYQATAVWAANAAVYHVNVPGGFGHATMFELGTTYNLSKRTFFYGTIAYVKNSANQSFSVAAIPSDSLDNPPAGKSQTGAYIGISHSF from the coding sequence ATGAAAAAGAAGCTCATTGCAGCAAGCCTGCTTTGCAGCATCGGCACATTTGCGCACGCTCAATCGAGCGTGCAACTCTACGGCCGCGTCGATGGCGGCTTTCAGTTCATGAACAATTTGCAGGACGGGAATGGCGGCACCGCCTCGCGCTGGAGCGCGCAGGGCGGCGACTACGGTACGAGCCTGTTCGGCCTGCGCGGCTATGAAGACCTCGGCCGCGGGTTGCACGCCGTGTTCAATCTGGAAGCCGGCTTCCAGTTGATGAACGGGTTCAACAATAACGGCTCGGGTTCCCTGTTCGACCGTCGCGCGCTGGTCGGCCTGAACTCGCTCACCTGGGGTCAGTTGACGCTCGGTCGCAACCTGTTCATCAGCAACGGGGTATGGGACTTCGATCCGTTCCAGCAGCAGGCCTTCTCGTCGGCCTCGCTTGTACGCGGACGTAACTGGCCGCAGGCGAGCAACACCGTCAATTACCAGAGCCCGAACTGGTACGGCTTCGATGTCGTGGGGCAGTATGCCTTCTCCAATATTGCCGGCCAGTTCAATAACGGCCGGGGCATGGGGGCGCAATTGACGTACACGCACGATCGTTTCCAGCTGCGTGCGTTGTACGACGAAATCCGGGACACCAACGGGCGCTTTACCGACGTGTTCGCCACGTCGCGCGAGTACTTCGCAGGCGCCAACGTCTTCCTGAACCGCTTCACGATTTCGCTCGGCTACACACACATGGCGGCACCGGACGCGCCGGCTCCCGACTTCGCCACGCGCGCCGATCACTACTGGGCCGGCGTGAAGTATCAGGCCACTGCCGTGTGGGCCGCGAATGCCGCGGTGTATCACGTGAACGTGCCGGGCGGCTTCGGGCATGCCACCATGTTCGAGTTGGGAACGACTTACAACCTCTCGAAGCGGACCTTCTTCTACGGCACCATCGCCTACGTGAAAAACAGCGCGAACCAGAGCTTCTCGGTCGCGGCGATTCCGAGCGATTCGCTCGACAACCCGCCCGCCGGGAAGAGCCAGACCGGCGCCTACATCGGCATCTCGCATTCGTTCTGA
- a CDS encoding VOC family protein → MIPPRNTRFGIDHPLVTVHDHPRRLAHYMRMGFAPSPVSYHPWGTVTSLMMFGDNFIELIGVDDAGKFGTNAAGDFCFGRYLGSFLGREEGVSLVALHSKDARADHARLTQAGLSTQGILEFRRAMRKPDGTPDEAVVSLGLFIDDTLGDASNFICHQHRPELIWVPEWQQHANGVTGIVGVTYVTPDTVSLRTLAMRWQRMYGARHVDLYDGGAVADTGCGHLRAMSPQRAEARYAAVGLPMAQGVRTHAVAITLLAPDLAHVEALWREHGVPYGYNEHGLVVEPDFAGNVVLEFVNH, encoded by the coding sequence ATGATTCCTCCGCGCAACACGCGATTCGGCATCGATCATCCGCTGGTCACCGTGCATGACCACCCGCGGCGCCTCGCCCATTACATGCGCATGGGCTTTGCGCCGTCCCCGGTGTCGTATCACCCGTGGGGCACCGTGACGTCGCTGATGATGTTCGGCGACAACTTCATCGAACTCATCGGCGTGGACGACGCCGGCAAGTTCGGCACGAACGCCGCGGGCGACTTCTGCTTCGGGCGCTACCTCGGCAGCTTCCTCGGCCGGGAAGAGGGTGTCTCGCTCGTCGCGCTGCATAGCAAGGACGCCCGCGCCGATCATGCCCGCCTGACACAAGCCGGACTGAGCACGCAAGGCATCCTTGAGTTCCGCCGCGCCATGCGCAAACCGGACGGCACCCCAGATGAGGCGGTCGTCTCACTGGGCCTGTTCATCGACGACACGCTGGGCGACGCGTCCAATTTCATCTGCCACCAGCATCGCCCCGAACTGATCTGGGTGCCGGAATGGCAACAGCACGCCAATGGAGTGACGGGCATTGTCGGCGTCACGTACGTCACGCCCGATACCGTTTCGCTGCGCACGCTCGCCATGCGCTGGCAGCGCATGTACGGCGCCCGCCACGTCGATCTTTACGACGGCGGCGCCGTGGCCGACACGGGATGCGGTCACCTGCGCGCGATGTCGCCGCAGCGCGCCGAAGCGCGCTACGCCGCAGTGGGGCTGCCCATGGCGCAAGGCGTGCGCACGCATGCGGTGGCGATCACGCTGCTCGCGCCGGATCTGGCGCACGTCGAAGCGTTATGGCGCGAGCATGGCGTGCCCTACGGCTACAACGAGCATGGGCTGGTGGTCGAGCCCGACTTCGCAGGCAATGTCGTGCTGGAATTCGTGAACCACTAG
- a CDS encoding LysR family transcriptional regulator — MTPAINESRLSYLYEAVQCGTVRAAADRLDIAPSAVSRQIALLEAELALPLIERHKRGVHLTQAGRLLMEYYREQRAHQEDLLAKLQEVRGLRRGHIRLAVGEGFVSDLMGAPLQYFCKRYPDITLTLDLAGTNEVMRLVAEDDADIGLVYNPPAEPKIVSRAQMAQPVHAIVAPGSALIAQADKAGAVTLDALYDVPLALMHGSYGTRQLMELAEQSEKHRLTPAVTTNSISVLKHFVRAGLGATFLPTFAVSQEIEAGVLCAVAIDHPILNRAEAHLITRAGRRLSGAANRLLTHLASKMEAFGAPD, encoded by the coding sequence ATGACACCTGCCATCAACGAAAGCCGTCTGTCCTATCTCTACGAGGCCGTCCAGTGCGGCACGGTGCGCGCGGCCGCCGACAGGCTCGACATCGCCCCGTCCGCCGTGAGCCGCCAGATCGCCTTGCTGGAGGCGGAACTGGCGCTGCCGCTGATCGAACGCCATAAGCGCGGCGTGCACCTGACACAGGCCGGGCGTCTGCTCATGGAGTACTACCGCGAGCAACGCGCGCACCAGGAAGACCTGCTCGCCAAGCTCCAGGAAGTGCGCGGATTGCGGCGCGGCCACATCCGGCTGGCCGTCGGCGAAGGATTCGTCAGCGATCTGATGGGCGCGCCATTGCAGTACTTCTGCAAGCGCTACCCCGATATCACGCTCACGCTCGATCTGGCGGGGACCAACGAAGTCATGCGCCTCGTGGCCGAGGACGACGCGGATATCGGCCTCGTCTACAATCCGCCCGCCGAGCCCAAGATCGTCTCGCGGGCGCAAATGGCGCAGCCGGTCCACGCGATCGTCGCGCCCGGCTCGGCGCTCATCGCGCAGGCGGACAAGGCCGGTGCGGTGACGCTCGACGCCCTCTACGACGTGCCGCTCGCGCTCATGCACGGCTCGTACGGCACGCGCCAGTTGATGGAGTTGGCCGAACAGTCCGAGAAGCACCGGCTGACGCCTGCCGTCACGACCAATTCAATTTCCGTACTCAAGCATTTCGTGCGCGCCGGACTCGGGGCAACCTTTCTGCCCACCTTCGCCGTGTCGCAGGAAATCGAGGCGGGTGTGCTGTGCGCGGTCGCCATCGACCATCCGATTCTCAATCGCGCGGAAGCCCACCTGATTACCCGCGCCGGACGCCGCCTGTCCGGCGCGGCCAACCGCCTGCTGACCCATCTGGCCAGCAAGATGGAAGCCTTCGGTGCGCCGGACTGA
- a CDS encoding NAD(P)-dependent oxidoreductase, translating to MARAWRALRLQRAWAGGRARLRRQCRAGIREPLARRHPEFNARRPDVPARRATRRRPWGRRHSRSQTGVNMKIIGVVGLGNMGRGMALSLQRGGFTVLGFDPSPAAGAALAEAGIGLRASVAELAREADALVLSLPTSQVVEAVVNGADGIAANGREGLIVVDTSTADPQSTRKLAVTLREKGIALVDAPVSGGPKGALNGALTMVLGGSAHDIARIEPVLAAMSAKRVHIGDVGAGHVTKLINNLMCAAHLVIAGEAMRLAKAAGVAPEQVLEGLNAGSGRSGVTQTNYPTWILNDAFDSGFTMKLMRKDVRLAMALAEQAGTLATGPLSAEVGRLWAASAASVGDDEDFNRIVQFIEPGRA from the coding sequence ATGGCGCGAGCATGGCGTGCCCTACGGCTACAACGAGCATGGGCTGGTGGTCGAGCCCGACTTCGCAGGCAATGTCGTGCTGGAATTCGTGAACCACTAGCGCGGCGACACCCGGAATTCAATGCGCGTCGGCCGGATGTTCCGGCGCGCAGAGCAACGCGGCGTCGCCCGTGGGGGCGGCGTCATTCTCGCAGTCAAACTGGAGTCAACATGAAAATCATCGGAGTGGTCGGACTGGGCAATATGGGACGCGGCATGGCGCTGTCGTTGCAGCGCGGCGGTTTCACGGTGCTCGGTTTCGATCCGTCGCCGGCCGCCGGTGCCGCGCTGGCCGAGGCCGGAATCGGCCTGCGCGCCTCGGTTGCCGAATTGGCCCGCGAAGCCGACGCCCTCGTGCTCTCGCTGCCGACGTCGCAAGTGGTCGAAGCCGTAGTGAACGGCGCCGACGGCATTGCCGCGAACGGTCGCGAAGGACTGATCGTGGTCGATACGTCGACGGCCGATCCTCAAAGCACCCGCAAGCTTGCCGTCACCCTGCGCGAGAAGGGCATCGCCCTGGTCGATGCACCGGTCTCCGGCGGCCCGAAGGGCGCGCTCAACGGTGCGCTGACGATGGTGCTGGGCGGTTCGGCGCACGACATCGCCCGTATCGAACCGGTGCTCGCGGCCATGTCGGCGAAGCGCGTGCATATCGGCGATGTGGGCGCGGGCCATGTCACCAAGCTCATCAACAACCTGATGTGCGCGGCCCACCTGGTGATCGCGGGTGAAGCCATGCGCCTGGCGAAGGCCGCCGGTGTGGCGCCGGAGCAGGTGCTCGAAGGGCTGAACGCCGGTTCGGGGCGCAGCGGCGTGACGCAGACCAACTATCCGACGTGGATCCTCAACGACGCCTTCGACTCCGGCTTCACGATGAAGCTCATGCGCAAGGATGTGCGTCTGGCCATGGCTCTCGCCGAGCAGGCCGGCACGCTTGCCACGGGGCCGCTGTCGGCCGAAGTCGGCCGCCTCTGGGCCGCGAGCGCGGCGAGCGTGGGCGACGACGAGGACTTCAACCGTATCGTGCAATTCATCGAGCCGGGTCGCGCGTAA